A genomic window from Gossypium hirsutum isolate 1008001.06 chromosome D12, Gossypium_hirsutum_v2.1, whole genome shotgun sequence includes:
- the LOC107945612 gene encoding transketolase, chloroplastic: MASTSTLTLSQALLARTIFSDGSIQSSDYCVSLPTTTFSGLKLTTARSRRVLPTRLNRSLRVRSAAVETIGTPAETSLLEKSVNTIRFLAIDAVEKANSGHPGLPMGCAPMGHILYDEIMRYNPKNPYWFNRDRFVLSAGHGCMLQYALLHLAGYDSVQEDDLKNFRQWQSRTPGHPENFETPGVEVTTGPLGQGIANAVGLALAEKHLGARFNKPDNEIVDHYTYAILGDGCQMEGVANEACSLAGHWGLGKLIAFYDDNHISIDGDTEIAFTENVEERFKGLGWHVIWVKNGNTGYDEIRAAIKEAKAVKDKPTLIKVTTTIGYGSPNKANSYSVHGSALGAKEVDATRKNLAWPHEPFHVPEDVKGHWSHHVQQGAALEAEWNAKFAEYEKKYKNEAAELKLIITGEPPAGWEKALPTYTPESPADATRNLSQQNLNALVKVLPGFLGGSADLASSNMTLLKMYGNFQKDTPEERNLRFGVREHGMGAICNGIAHHSPGLFPYCATFFVFTDYMRAAIRMSALSQAGVIYVMTHDSIGLGEDGPTHQPIEHLASLRAMPNVFMLRPADGNETAGAYKVAILNRNTPSIIALSRQKLPQLPGTSIEGVEKGGYIISDNSSGNNPDIILIGTGSELEIAAKAADELRKGGKAVRVVSLVSWELFDNQSDAYKESVLPSGVSARVSIEAGSTFGWEKIVGSKGKAIGIDRFGASAPAGRLYKEFGLTPEAVVAAAKELC, translated from the exons ATGGCCTCTACTTCAACTCTCACTCTGTCTCAAGCTCTCCTAGCTCGAACCATCTTTTCCGATGGGTCCATCCAATCCTCCGACTACTGTGTTTCACTTCCCACCACCACTTTCTCCGGTCTCAAGCTCACTACCGCACGCTCCCGTCGAGTCCTTCCCACGCGCTTAAACCGGAGTCTCCGAGTCCGTTCCGCTGCCGTGGAGACAATCGGCACTCCCGCCGAGACTTCCTTATTGGAAAAATCAGTCAACACGATCAGATTCTTAGCTATTGATGCTGTCGAAAAGGCTAATTCCGGTCACCCTGGGTTACCCATGGGTTGTGCTCCGATGGGTCACATTTTATACGATGAAATCATGAGGTATAATCCTAAGAACCCTTATTGGTTCAACCGTGATCGTTTCGTCTTGTCTGCTGGTCATGGTTGTATGTTGCAATATGCTCTGCTTCACCTTGCTGGTTATGATAGTGTTCAG GAAGATGATTTGAAGAATTTTCGTCAATGGCAAAGCAGAACACCAGGACATCCTGAGAATTTTGAAACTCCTGGAGTTGAAGTTACAACTG GTCCTCTTGGTCAAGGTATTGCAAACGCTGTCGGGTTGGCTCTAGCCGAGAAGCACCTAGGTGCTAGGTTCAACAAGCCTGACAATGAGATTGTTGACCACTACAC GTATGCTATTTTAGGTGATGGTTGTCAAATGGAGGGTGTTGCGAACGAAGCTTGTTCGCTTGCCGGACACTGGGGACTTGGAAAGCTTATAGCTTTCTACGATGATAATCACATTTCGATCGATGGTGACACTGAAATTGCCTTTACCGAGAATGTCGAGGAACGTTTTAAGGGGCTTGGGTGGCATGTTATTTGGGTCAAGAATGGGAATACTGGTTATGATGAGATTCGTGCTGCTATTAAGGAAGCAAAGGCTGTCAAAGACAAGCCCACTTTGATCAAG GTGACAACCACCATTGGTTATGGATCTCCAAACAAGGCAAACTCGTACAGTGTTCACGGTAGTGCATTGGGTGCCAAGGAAGTGGATGCTACTAGGAAAAACCTGGCGTGGCCACACGAGCCATTCCATGTACCCGAAGATGTTAAAGG GCATTGGAGTCACCATGTCCAACAGGGAGCTGCCCTTGAAGCCGAATGGAATGCTAAGTTTGCTGAATACGAGAAGAAATACAAAAATGAAGCTGCAGAGCTCAAATTAATCATCACCGGTGAACCACCGGCCGGATGGGAGAAGGCACTTCCA ACATATACTCCAGAGAGCCCCGCTGATGCTACCAGAAACCTCTCTCAACAAAATCTCAATGCTCTCGTTAAAGTACTCCCTGGTTTTCTTGGTGGAAGTGCAGACCTTGCTTCTTCCAACATGACCTTGCTCAAAATGTATGGTAATTTCCAGAAAGACACCCCCGAGGAACGTAATCTTAGGTTTGGTGTTAGAGAACACGGAATGGGAGCCATCTGCAATGGCATTGCACATCACAGCCCCGGACTTTTTCCATACTGTGCTACTTTCTTCGTTTTCACCGACTACATGAGAGCTGCTATTAGAATGTCTGCATTGAGTCAAGCTGGAGTTATTTACGTTATGACCCATGATTCCATCGGTCTCGGGGAAGACGGACCAACCCACCAACCAATTGAGCACTTAGCTAGCCTCCGTGCAATGCCTAATGTTTTCATGCTTCGTCCAGCTGATGGAAACGAAACTGCCGGTGCATACAAAGTTGCTATCCTCAACAGAAACACACCCTCCATTATCGCACTCTCTCGACAAAAACTACCCCAACTACCCGGAACTTCCATCGAGGGGGTTGAAAAAGGTGGCTACATTATATCagacaattcttcaggaaacaacCCCGACATAATTCTGATTGGAACTGGTTCTGAGCTGGAAATTGCCGCTAAAGCCGCCGATGAACTAAGGAAGGGCGGAAAAGCTGTTCGGGTCGTCTCCCTTGTTTCTTGGGAACTCTTCGATAATCAATCAGACGCCTACAAAGAAAGTGTTTTACCATCTGGTGTATCTGCTAGGGTAAGTATTGAGGCAGGATCAACTTTCGGGTGGGAAAAGATTGTGGGATCGAAAGGGAAGGCAATCGGAATCGATCGGTTCGGGGCAAGTGCACCGGCAGGTAGATTATACAAAGAATTCGGTTTAACACCAGAGGCTGTTGTTGCAGCAGCAAAGGAACTTTGCTAG
- the LOC121224104 gene encoding 3-phosphoshikimate 1-carboxyvinyltransferase 2, producing MATQFGKIYNGTQKTCVLPNVSKTQNPKHVPFVSFKSNLNGKTSSWGLVVKNNGKFGSIKVRSLKVSASTATAEKPSRASEIVLQPINEISGTVKLPGSKSLSNRILLLAALSEGTTVVENLLNSDDVHHMLVALGKLGLYVKHDSEKKQAIVEGCGGQFPVGKGEGQEIELFLGNAGTAMRPLTAAITAAGGNSSYVLDGVPRMRERPIGDLVTGLKQLGADVDCTLGTNCPPVRIEGKGGLPGGKVKLSGSISSQYLTALLMAAPLALGDVEIEIIDKLISIPYVEMTIKLMERFGVTVEHTDSWDRFFIRGGQKYMSPGNAYVEGDASSASYFLAGAAVTGGTVTVEGCGTSSLQGDVKFAEVLEMMGAKVTWTKNSVTVTGPPRNPSGRKHLRAIDVNMNKMPDVAMTLAVVALYADGPTAIRDVASWRVKETERMIAICTELRKLGATVEEGPDFCVITPPEKLNVTAIDTYDDHRMAMAFSLAACAEVPVTIKDPGCTRKTFPDYFEVLARVTKH from the exons ATGGCAACGCAGTTTGGCAAAATCTACAATGGAACACAAAAAACATGTGTTCTTCCCAATGTTTCAAAAACCCAGAATCCCAAACATGTTCCTTTTGtttcattcaaatcaaatctcaatggaaAGACAAGTTCTTGGGGTTTGGTTGTGAAGAACAATGGGAAATTTGGTTCAATAAAGGTTCGGTCTTTGAAGGTTTCTGCTTCAACAGCAACAGCTGAGAAACCATCTAGAGCTTCAGAGATTGTGCTTCAACCAATTAATGAAATTTCGGGTACTGTTAAGTTACCTGGGTCTAAATCATTGTCTAATCGGATCCTGCTCTTAGCTGCTTTATCTGAG GGAACTACTGTGGTTGAAAATTTGTTGAACAGTGATGATGTTCATCACATGCTTGTTGCTTTGGGTAAACTTGGTCTGTATGTGAAACATGACAGTGAAAAGAAACAAGCCATTGTTGAAGGTTGTGGTGGTCAGTTTCCAGTCGGAAAAGGTGAAGGTCAAGAAATCGAGCTTTTCCTTGGGAATGCTGGAACCGCAATGCGACCACTTACTGCCGCTATTACAGCCGCCGGTGGCAATTCGAG CTACGTACTTGATGGCGTACCCCGAATGAGAGAGAGGCCGATCGGGGACTTAGTTACCGGTCTTAAGCAGCTCGGTGCTGATGTTGATTGTACTCTTGGCACGAATTGTCCCCCTGTTCGTATAGAAGGAAAGGGTGGTCTTCCCGGTGGAAAG GTGAAACTCTCTGGGTCTATTAGTAGTCAATACTTGACAGCTTTACTCATGGCGGCTCCGTTGGCTCTTGGGGATGTGGAAATTGAGATAATTGATAAACTTATTTCCATCCCATATGTTGAAATGACAATAAAGTTGATGGAAAGGTTTGGGGTCACTGTGGAGCACACGGATAGCTGGGATCGATTCTTTATCCGAGGAGGTCAAAAGTATAT GTCTCCCGGAAATGCTTACGTTGAAGGTGATGCTTCGAGTGCCAGTTACTTCCTTGCGGGTGCAGCAGTCACGGGTGGGACTGTCACGGTAGAAGGATGCGGAACAAGTAGTTTACAG GGTGATGTAAAATTTGCCGAGGTTCTTGAGATGATGGGTGCTAAAGTCACCTGGACCAAGAATAGTGTAACTGTCACCGGACCCCCAAGAAATCCCTCAGGGAGGAAACACTTGCGTGCTATTGATGTCAACATGAACAAAATGCCAGACGTTGCTATGACTCTCGCTGTTGTTGCCCTTTACGCCGATGGTCCAACTGCCATAAGAGATG TGGCAAGTTGGAGAGTGAAGGAGACCGAAAGGATGATTGCTATATGCACAGAACTCCGGAAG CTTGGAGCAACAGTCGAAGAAGGGCCGGATTTTTGCGTGATCACACCACCAGAGAAATTAAACGTGACAGCAATCGATACTTACGATGATCACCGAATGGCCATGGCATTCTCTCTAGCCGCATGTGCTGAGGTTCCAGTTACCATCAAGGATCCTGGTTGTACCCGGAAAACCTTCCCTGATTACTTTGAAGTTCTCGCTAGAGTTACGAAGCATTGA